In Papaver somniferum cultivar HN1 chromosome 1, ASM357369v1, whole genome shotgun sequence, a genomic segment contains:
- the LOC113322864 gene encoding kinesin-like protein KIN-14H isoform X1, giving the protein MSTRKRRVADAPAAEKEDEGNMSDTPYELLGATSAMIDPPPKRPRGRPPKPKSTSVSSLKKKTEEPKPVGRPKKAPKRPGRPPKPAKPVNVEEGGSDAAADINNELHAQIYALNSKLQVADSKVAELLMQSETREEVIRNLEEELSETEKIRKKLHNEIMLLKGKVRVYCRVRPFIPDNRLDNRMSTITYPKSMEFKGCSLELMHKDQKCRFKFDKVFSEEASQEDVFVEVSPLIQSALDGDKICVFAYGQTASGKTYTMMGRAEPGKDRGLIPRSLEQIFKCSHELESKGWVYTIKLSILELHLKTIRDLLVPLPARARRKSRSDADKCCTIHEDRDGNYHVSNLTVVEISGLEDGLEDVLDSHLCLHVLCSIYLHRSGSSALL; this is encoded by the exons ATGTCTACCAGGAAACGTCGTGTGGCTGATGCTCCTGCAGCTGAAAAGGAGGATGAAGGAAATATGTCTGATACTCCTTACGAG TTACTTGGAGCAACATCTGCAATGATTGATCCACCTCCTAAAAGACCTAGAGGTCGCCCACCTAAGCCCAAATCTACTTCAGTCAGTTCATTAAAGAAGAAAACCGAAGAGCCAAAACCAGTAGGTCGACCTAAGAAGGCTCCTAAAAGACCAGGTAGACCGCCGAAGCCAGCAAAGCCTGTCAATGTTGAAGAAGGTGGCTCTGATGCTGCTGCTGATATAAACAACGAGTTGCATGCTCAGATTTATGCCCTAAATTCCAAGCTTCAG GTTGCTGATTCGAAGGTTGCAGAGTTACTGATGCAGTCAGAAACACGGGAAGAAGTGATTCGCAACTTAGAAGAAGAGCTTAGCGAGACAGAGAAAATACGTAAAAAGCTTCATAATGAAATAATG TTGCTTAAAGGCAAAGTACGTGTTTATTGTCGAGTACGACCTTTTATACCTGATAACCGTCTAGATAACAGAATGAGTACGATAACATACCCTAAATCAATGGAGTTTAAAGGCTGCAGCCTCGAGTTAATGCATAAGGATCAGAAGTGTAGGTTTAAGTTTGATAAGGTATTTAGCGAGGAGGCATCCCAAGAAGATGTATTCGTAGAGGTTTCGCCATTGATACAGAGTGCACTTGATGGCGATAAG ATTTGTGTTTTTGCCTATGGTCAGACTGCGTCTGGCAAGACTTACACAATGATGGGTAGGGCAGAACCTGGAAAAGACAGAGGATTGATACCTCGTTCATTGGAGCAGATATTTAAATGTAGCCACGAACTTGAATCCAAGGGATGGGTCTATACAATAAAG CTGTCCATTCTAGAACTACATTTGAAGACAATAAGAGATTTGCTAGTACCACTGCCTGCTAGAGCAAGGCGGAAGAGCCGCTCCGATGCAGATAAATGCTGCACAATACATGAAGACAGAGATGGGAATTATCATGTTTCCAACCTGACTGTTGTCGAAATTTCTGGTCTTGAAGATGGTCTTGAAGATGTTCTGGATTCCCATCTCTGTCTTCATGTATTGTGCAGCATTTATCTGCATCGGAGCGGCTCTTCCGCCTTGCTCTAG
- the LOC113322864 gene encoding kinesin-like protein KIN-14H isoform X2, producing MSTRKRRVADAPAAEKEDEGNMSDTPYELLGATSAMIDPPPKRPRGRPPKPKSTSVSSLKKKTEEPKPVGRPKKAPKRPGRPPKPAKPVNVEEGGSDAAADINNELHAQIYALNSKLQVADSKVAELLMQSETREEVIRNLEEELSETEKIRKKLHNEIMLLKGKVRVYCRVRPFIPDNRLDNRMSTITYPKSMEFKGCSLELMHKDQKCRFKFDKVFSEEASQEDVFVEVSPLIQSALDGDKVHSF from the exons ATGTCTACCAGGAAACGTCGTGTGGCTGATGCTCCTGCAGCTGAAAAGGAGGATGAAGGAAATATGTCTGATACTCCTTACGAG TTACTTGGAGCAACATCTGCAATGATTGATCCACCTCCTAAAAGACCTAGAGGTCGCCCACCTAAGCCCAAATCTACTTCAGTCAGTTCATTAAAGAAGAAAACCGAAGAGCCAAAACCAGTAGGTCGACCTAAGAAGGCTCCTAAAAGACCAGGTAGACCGCCGAAGCCAGCAAAGCCTGTCAATGTTGAAGAAGGTGGCTCTGATGCTGCTGCTGATATAAACAACGAGTTGCATGCTCAGATTTATGCCCTAAATTCCAAGCTTCAG GTTGCTGATTCGAAGGTTGCAGAGTTACTGATGCAGTCAGAAACACGGGAAGAAGTGATTCGCAACTTAGAAGAAGAGCTTAGCGAGACAGAGAAAATACGTAAAAAGCTTCATAATGAAATAATG TTGCTTAAAGGCAAAGTACGTGTTTATTGTCGAGTACGACCTTTTATACCTGATAACCGTCTAGATAACAGAATGAGTACGATAACATACCCTAAATCAATGGAGTTTAAAGGCTGCAGCCTCGAGTTAATGCATAAGGATCAGAAGTGTAGGTTTAAGTTTGATAAGGTATTTAGCGAGGAGGCATCCCAAGAAGATGTATTCGTAGAGGTTTCGCCATTGATACAGAGTGCACTTGATGGCGATAAG GTGCACTCTTTTTAG
- the LOC113322899 gene encoding high mobility group protein HMGI-C-like: MSTRKRRVADAPAAEKEDEGNMSDTPYELLGATSAMIDPPPKRPRGRPPKPKSTSVSSLKKKTEEPKPVGRPKKAPKRPGRPPKPAKPVNVEEGGSDAAADINNELHAQIYALNSKLQVADSKVAELLMQSETREEVIRNLEEELSETEKIRKKLHNEIMVTFVLFFLQSNYKFKISFY; this comes from the exons ATGTCTACCAGGAAACGTCGTGTGGCTGATGCTCCTGCAGCTGAAAAGGAGGATGAAGGAAATATGTCTGATACTCCTTACGAG TTACTTGGAGCAACATCTGCAATGATTGATCCACCTCCTAAAAGACCTAGAGGTCGCCCACCTAAGCCCAAATCTACTTCAGTCAGTTCATTAAAGAAGAAAACCGAAGAGCCAAAACCAGTAGGTCGACCTAAGAAGGCTCCTAAAAGACCAGGTAGACCGCCGAAGCCAGCAAAGCCTGTCAATGTTGAAGAAGGTGGCTCTGATGCTGCTGCTGATATAAACAACGAGTTGCATGCTCAGATTTATGCCCTAAATTCCAAGCTTCAG GTTGCTGATTCGAAGGTTGCAGAGTTACTGATGCAGTCAGAAACACGGGAAGAAGTGATTCGCAACTTAGAAGAAGAGCTTAGCGAGACAGAGAAAATACGTAAAAAGCTTCATAATGAAATAATGGTAAcgtttgttcttttttttcttcagtcGAATTACAAGTTTAAAATTTCCTTTTACTAA